In Ascaphus truei isolate aAscTru1 chromosome 7, aAscTru1.hap1, whole genome shotgun sequence, one genomic interval encodes:
- the LOC142498911 gene encoding serum amyloid P-component-like, whose product MGRMLGLLLLHAGVSGILAQTDMTDKVFLFPRKSPQSYVRLMPAKSGPFERFTVCLRSYTDRTHSHSLFSLATPSGDNDFHLFFYPNPVNALLLSAGPQDLSIHIAGNYTPEWKNICVSWDSSTGVVQAWVNGKPYPRKVFQKGYHISENPIIVIGQFKVDDKVQAKISFVGEIRDVHMYDEVLTEKNIATVSYYTDNGGNVINWKSLEYELGGNVTVQPYLCDIYYSSACSPFHSGLHTPL is encoded by the exons ATGGGGAGGATGCTGGGTTTGCTGCTCCTCCATGCAGGTGTTTCTGGAATTCTAGCTCAGACAG ATATGACAGACAAAGTGTTCCTTTTCCCCAGAAAGTCACCTCAATCATACGTGCGTCTGATGCCAGCAAAGAGCGGCCCCTTTGAACGTTTCACAGTCTGCCTGCGATCCTACACAGATCGGACTCACTCccattccctgttctccctggCCACACCGTCCGGAGATAATGACTTTCACCTGTTCTTTTATCCTAACCCAGTCAATGCATTATTACTCTCAGCGGGCCCCCAAGACCTGTCTATTCATATAGCCGGAAATTATACTCCTGAATGGAAGAACATCTGTGTGAGCTGGGACTCTTCCACTGGTGTAGTGCAGGCATGGGTCAATGGCAAGCCGTACCCAAGAAAAGTGTTCCAAAAAGGGTACCACATTTCTGAAAACCCCATCATTGTGATTGGGCAGTTTAAGGTTGATGATAAGGTTCAAGCTAAAATCTCTTTTGTGGGAGAGATCAGGGATGTTCACATGTATGATGAAGTATTGACCGAAAAGAACATTGCTACTGTTTCTTATTATACTGACAATGGTGGTAATGTGATTAACTGGAAGTCCCTAGAGTATGAACTTGGAGGTAACGTCACGGTGCAGCCATATCTATGTGACATCTACTACAGTTCTGCGTGTTCCCCTTTTCATAGCGGCCTCCATACACCACTATGA